The genomic interval TGTACGACCGCACGGTGCCTTCGTGCTTCTTGTGGATCAGGATGGTCTGGCCCACCACGATGTAGGGGTCTGCGAAGTTGACCTTGAGGTTTCGCGCCTGAGTGACCGTCATGCCGCTCATGATGATGTCGAACTTGTTCGTCAGGAGCGCGGGGATGATCCCGTCCCAGGCCGTGCTCACCAACTCCAGATCCACGTCCATGGCGCGGGCCATGCGCTTGGCCATGTCCACGTCGAAGCCGATGATCTCGCCCGTCTTGCTGTTGAGCTCGAAGGGCATGTACATGGGCTCGAGGCCCACGCGCAGCTTCTTGCGCTGCTGGATGTCGTCGAGCGTCCCCGCGCCGGCAAGCCCGGTTAGCAGCGTCATCCCGACCAGGAGTGACGCGAACAGAAGGGCACCCTTCTTCATGATCATCCTCCTCTTGTTGTACCCGCGGACCCGCCGACGCTCGGTCGGCGCGCCCCGCGCGTGAACTGGATCCCCGTCAGTAGGACTTCCCCTCGTCCAGCAGTTCCTCGATGACCATCGGGATGCCGCACTCGGGGCACTTGGGCAAATCGGGCAGGGGAAGGTAGACGATCTCGGTGTGGCGGCAGCGGGGGCAGAGCACCTGGATGGGTTCCTTTTCGCCGCGCTTCATGAGACAATCCGCGCCCCGCTGGGTGTGGCCGCACGAAACTCGTGTTTGAACGTCGTGCGGGCTTATACCATACGGTCCATTTCTCCAGCAAGGCGCCGGCCCACGACTGCCGGCAGGATCTCGCCCCGTGGAAGACCGAAGACGCCGGATCGTGGCCGAGCTGCTCCTCGCGAGCGTAGCCCTGTTCTGGGGGGCGACCTTCCCCCTGGTGAAGGACGCGGTGGCGCAGGTTCCGGTGCTGTGCTTCCTCTGGGTGCGCTTTGCCCTGAGCGCGGCGCTGCTCGGGGCCGCCGCGGGGCCCGCCCTCGCGACGCTGGACCGCAGAGGCGTGGTGCGAGGGATCTTCCTCGGCGTGCTGCTGTTCCTCTCCTACCTCTTCCAGACCTTCGGGCTGACCCTCACCACCGCCTCCAACGCCGGCTTCCTCACGGGGCTCAACGTGGTATGGGTTCCGCTTCTGGCCGGCCCGCTCCTGGCCAAGCCCCCGGCCCCCGGAGGAAAGCTCGGCGTCTTCCTTGCGGTGACCGGCCTGTTCCTGCTCACCTACCAGACCCCCTGGCGGCTCCAGACCGGAGACGCTCTGGTGGTCGTGTGCTCCGTGTTCGTGGCGCTCCACATCCTGGGACTGGACGCCCTCACCGAGGGCTACGACGGCCGGGCCCTGGCGACCGTGCAGATTGCCACCATGGCGGTCCTGGGGTTTGGGGCGAGCCTCGCCTTCGAGCCCGTCACCTGGCCGCGGCAGTGGCCCGCAACCCTGGTGGTCACCCTGGTCATCACCGCTGTCTTCGCCACGGCCTATGCCTTTTGGGTGCAGACCAGCTTTCAGCGCTGGACGACGCCCACCCGGGCGGCTCTGGTCTATACCCTCGAGCCCGTCTTCGCGGCCCTCTTCTCGGTAACCCTGGCAGGCGAGCGCCTCTCGGCCCTCGCCTGGGCGGGCGGCGCCTTGATCGTGGTCGGCATGGTGGCATCCGAGGTCTTGCGGCCCGAAATGGCGAGCGCTCGCGCTTCGTGAGGCGGGGCCGGCGCAGGCCGGATGCCGAGGGAGCGGCTCACTGGGACTGCGCCCGGGCCAGGCACACCGCCACCTGGGCCGCCAGGGCGGCATTGGCCCGCAGGAGCGCGCGGTTGGCGTTCACCGTCGCCCCCCCCGACGAAGCCGCCAGAGCCGCCAGGAGCGCCGGGGTCATCTCGTGGCCGAGGAGGCCGCGGCGCTCGGCGTCGGCGAGGGCGGCGCCCAGGGCCCGTTCCAGCTCCTCCCGCGGCACGGCCACCTCGATGGGCGGAGGGTTCGCCAGGAGCACCGCCTGGGGCAGCCCGAGTCGGTCTCGGCACGCGATCACGGCCGCCGCTTCCTGGGGCGTTTCGACCCTGTGGCGCAAGGGCAGGTCCGACTCGGTATAAAGGAAGGCCGGAAACTCGCTGGTCCGGTACCCCACCACGCACACCCCCAGGGTGTCGAGGAGTTGAAGGGTCTTGGGAAGATCCAGGATCACCTTGGCCCCCGAGCAGACCACGCATCCGCCATGCCGGGCCAGGGCCCCGAGATCCCCGGAGACGTCGAAGGTGGCCTCGGCACCCCGGTGGACGCCGCCGATTCCCCCCGTGGAAAAGACCCGGATGCCCGCGCGCCGGCAGGCCCACAGGGTGGCCGCCACCGTGGTGCCGGCGTCCGCGCCCCGCGCGGCCAGGGCCGGGAGATCGGCCACCCCCGCCTTGGCCGCGAGGCGCGTCTGTCCCAGCCGGACCGTCTCCTCTTCGGTCAGCCCGACCCGCAGCACCCCGCCCACTACGCCCACCGGCGCGGGCACGGCCCCGCCGCCGCGCACCGCCGCCTCGAGCTCGCGGTAGGCCTCCAGGTTCTGCGGGCGGGGCAGGCCGTGGGTGAGGACCGCCGTCTCCAGTGCCACCACGGGCCGCCCCCCGCGCAAGGCCTCCTGCACGGCCGGAGAGATCACCAGCGATTCCTGCGTCATGGGAGCTCCTCGCCAGGGCGCACGTTGCGAACCCAGGCTAGCAGGAAGCACCGGCTGTTGGAACGCCAACCCCCTATCTTTCCCAGGAATCCTTGAGAACCGGAAGTCTCAAGCAAGGCGGGGCCTCGCTACTGCCGTTGACCATCCAAATTGCGCGTTGAACCTCGGCTCGGGCAGGTGGTAGGATTCCGGCTTTCCCGCGCGCGGGGCGGCAGGATCGTTTTCGCCGGCCGACGCAACTGCATTTCCTACCCCCACGGCAAGGAGGATCCATGTGGTATCTTCGTCGTTTCGTACTTGCCGTCTGTGTGCTCTCGGCGATGACGTTTTTCGTGGATTCCACGTCCGCGGCGGCGTTCAAGCACGTTGCCGTGGGGGACGAGGTGGCGGCGTTCTCCCTGCCCGACACTGCCGGCGGCAAGGTGGACTTCGGCGAGCTTCACGGTGACGGTCCCCTGACGATCGTGGTCTTCTGGGCGCTCTGGAGCCCGAAATCCGCCACGCAGCTCGACGACGTCCAGAAGCTCCTGGACGAGTTCGGCGCCAAGGGGCTCAAGGCTGTGGCGATCAATGCCGAGGGGGCTTCGGCACCGGCCGACCTCGATGCGAAGGTCGCCGCGTTTGCCCAGGAGCGCGGGCTCAAGTTCCCCATGGCCCTCGACAAGGGCCTGGAGCAGTACAACACGTGGGGCGTGATCGCGCTGCCGTCCACGGCGTTCCTCGACAAGAGCCGAAAGATCGTGTTCGAGTTTTCGGGCCACCCGAGCAGCGCGTACGAGGACATGCGCGCCCAGGTCCTCGAAGGGCTGGGACTTGCCGACGAGGTTGCCGCCAGCCACAAGCCCAAACACGAGCGCTATCGGCCGACGGACCGGAAGGTGACCCTGAACTTCGGGCTGGCGAAGACCCAGTTCGACCGAAACCAGTTCTCCAAGTCCAAGGAGAAGCTCGACCAGGTTCTCGCCGACGATCCCCAGTACCCCGACGCCCACGCCCTCAACGGCGCCCTCCACCTGGGGATCGAGCGCGACGGCAAGGCCGAAGCCGGGCAGACGGCCCGGGAAGCCTTCCAGAAGGCGGTGGACCTGGATGCCACCCTGCCCCTGGGGCTGGCGGGGCTCGCCCACTTCGCCCTGCGGGACGGCGACCTTCCCAAGGCGCTGGAGCTGACCCGCGCCGCGGTGGAACACACCGAGGACCAGGAGCTCCCCGAGCTCCCGGCGGGTGGGGCTGCCTCCGGAGACGAAGGTGGGCGCGGCGCCCGGGTAGCGGCCCAGCTCGAGCGGGCCGCCGCCGCCCAGGAGGCGGGCGACGCGCAGCAGGCCAAGGCGCTGGTCGCCGAGGTGGTGGACGGCCTCATCGCCTTGCCTTCCGGGCAGGGCGGCAGGGCGCGCAAGATGCTCGAGGGGATGAAGAAGCAGTAGGTCCTCCCTCCTTCCCCGGAGGCCCGAGATGGACCGGCTGCCCTACGACAACGCGGCCCTCTTCGGGGCCGATCCGAAGGAAGCCGTGGTCGCCGTCGAGGTGGTGGCCGACGACCGCGTGCGGCTGTTCGTGCGCGGACCCCGGGGGGTGGCGACCGAGGACGACGGCTTTACTCCCTTCCTCTTCCTGGAGTCCCCCGCCCTCCTGGAGGGCTGGGGCGGGCCGGCCCGCTTCGTACCCCTCGCCGGAGCCTGGGACTAC from Thermodesulfobacteriota bacterium carries:
- a CDS encoding transporter substrate-binding domain-containing protein, whose amino-acid sequence is MKKGALLFASLLVGMTLLTGLAGAGTLDDIQQRKKLRVGLEPMYMPFELNSKTGEIIGFDVDMAKRMARAMDVDLELVSTAWDGIIPALLTNKFDIIMSGMTVTQARNLKVNFADPYIVVGQTILIHKKHEGTVRSYKDLDDPKYKVTSKLGTTGEQAVKRLIPRATYLSFETEQEGVMEVVNGKADAFVYDSPYCAVANAQKGEGKLVFLDEPFTYEPLAWAVRKGDYDFINWLNHFLNQVKNDGTYDRIYEKWFKSDVWLKDLQ
- a CDS encoding DMT family transporter, which codes for MEDRRRRIVAELLLASVALFWGATFPLVKDAVAQVPVLCFLWVRFALSAALLGAAAGPALATLDRRGVVRGIFLGVLLFLSYLFQTFGLTLTTASNAGFLTGLNVVWVPLLAGPLLAKPPAPGGKLGVFLAVTGLFLLTYQTPWRLQTGDALVVVCSVFVALHILGLDALTEGYDGRALATVQIATMAVLGFGASLAFEPVTWPRQWPATLVVTLVITAVFATAYAFWVQTSFQRWTTPTRAALVYTLEPVFAALFSVTLAGERLSALAWAGGALIVVGMVASEVLRPEMASARAS
- a CDS encoding pseudouridine-5'-phosphate glycosidase, which codes for MTQESLVISPAVQEALRGGRPVVALETAVLTHGLPRPQNLEAYRELEAAVRGGGAVPAPVGVVGGVLRVGLTEEETVRLGQTRLAAKAGVADLPALAARGADAGTTVAATLWACRRAGIRVFSTGGIGGVHRGAEATFDVSGDLGALARHGGCVVCSGAKVILDLPKTLQLLDTLGVCVVGYRTSEFPAFLYTESDLPLRHRVETPQEAAAVIACRDRLGLPQAVLLANPPPIEVAVPREELERALGAALADAERRGLLGHEMTPALLAALAASSGGATVNANRALLRANAALAAQVAVCLARAQSQ
- a CDS encoding redoxin domain-containing protein; the protein is MWYLRRFVLAVCVLSAMTFFVDSTSAAAFKHVAVGDEVAAFSLPDTAGGKVDFGELHGDGPLTIVVFWALWSPKSATQLDDVQKLLDEFGAKGLKAVAINAEGASAPADLDAKVAAFAQERGLKFPMALDKGLEQYNTWGVIALPSTAFLDKSRKIVFEFSGHPSSAYEDMRAQVLEGLGLADEVAASHKPKHERYRPTDRKVTLNFGLAKTQFDRNQFSKSKEKLDQVLADDPQYPDAHALNGALHLGIERDGKAEAGQTAREAFQKAVDLDATLPLGLAGLAHFALRDGDLPKALELTRAAVEHTEDQELPELPAGGAASGDEGGRGARVAAQLERAAAAQEAGDAQQAKALVAEVVDGLIALPSGQGGRARKMLEGMKKQ